Proteins found in one Herbiconiux sp. A18JL235 genomic segment:
- a CDS encoding pyridoxamine 5'-phosphate oxidase family protein: MTTTDDIETLAKLLDDFPLTMAVTLDDDGHPLSQPLAMQQQHHRFDGDLWFLISAESSTAKRLEKHQVVNLAFSSNDSWVSVTGHAELTTEQSYIDEMWDPSAEAWFPGGRTDPSIRALIVHTDSAEYWDTPGSTIATVLSLVKSKVTGAPIEIDNEKIDL; this comes from the coding sequence ATGACCACTACTGATGACATCGAGACCCTGGCGAAGCTGCTCGACGACTTCCCGCTCACCATGGCGGTCACGCTCGACGACGACGGCCATCCGCTCTCGCAGCCGCTCGCGATGCAGCAGCAGCACCACCGCTTCGACGGCGACCTGTGGTTCCTCATCAGCGCCGAGTCGTCCACGGCGAAGCGGCTCGAGAAGCACCAGGTGGTGAACCTCGCGTTCAGTTCGAACGACTCGTGGGTGTCGGTGACCGGGCACGCCGAGCTCACCACCGAGCAGAGCTACATCGACGAGATGTGGGACCCGAGCGCCGAGGCGTGGTTCCCGGGTGGGCGCACCGACCCGTCGATCAGGGCGCTCATCGTGCACACCGACTCGGCCGAGTACTGGGACACCCCGGGCTCCACCATCGCCACCGTGCTGAGCCTCGTGAAATCGAAGGTCACCGGCGCCCCGATCGAGATCGACAACGAGAAGATCGACCTCTAG
- a CDS encoding Fpg/Nei family DNA glycosylase, whose product MPELPEVHALVTDLGGRLAGRTVERFVPVSFAALKTFDPPASALDGQPVDGVARHGKFLDIGIGGLHLVIHLARAGWIRWRDGPPPPPKGRPGSGPLAARLLLEGEHDGFDVTEAGTKKSLALYVVRAPSEVPGIARLGPDPLDPAFDLEAFASILAGAGRAQIKGVLRNQATISGIGNAHSDEILHAARMSPFKPAAMSADEVAALFDAMQTTLRDAVARADGLAASELKGEKKANLQVHGRTGQPCPVCGDTVRQVTYSDSSLQYCPTCQTGGKPLADRVLSRLLK is encoded by the coding sequence ATGCCCGAACTCCCCGAGGTGCACGCGCTGGTCACCGACCTGGGCGGGCGGCTCGCGGGGCGCACGGTCGAGCGCTTCGTGCCGGTTTCGTTCGCCGCCCTGAAGACCTTCGACCCACCGGCGTCGGCGCTCGACGGTCAGCCCGTCGACGGCGTCGCCCGGCACGGCAAGTTCCTCGACATCGGGATCGGCGGGCTGCACCTCGTCATCCACCTGGCCCGCGCGGGCTGGATCCGCTGGCGAGACGGGCCCCCGCCGCCCCCGAAGGGCCGCCCGGGGTCGGGGCCGCTCGCGGCCCGGCTCCTTCTCGAGGGCGAGCACGACGGGTTCGACGTCACCGAAGCCGGCACGAAGAAGAGCCTCGCGCTCTACGTCGTGCGCGCGCCCTCCGAGGTGCCCGGCATCGCGCGACTCGGCCCCGACCCGCTCGACCCGGCCTTCGACCTGGAGGCCTTCGCGAGCATCCTGGCCGGTGCGGGTCGCGCGCAGATCAAGGGCGTGCTGCGCAACCAGGCGACGATCTCGGGCATCGGCAACGCCCATTCCGATGAGATCCTGCACGCGGCGCGCATGTCGCCGTTCAAGCCTGCGGCGATGAGCGCCGATGAGGTCGCGGCGCTGTTCGACGCGATGCAGACGACCCTGCGCGACGCCGTCGCCCGCGCCGACGGTCTCGCCGCCTCGGAGCTGAAGGGCGAGAAGAAAGCCAACCTGCAGGTGCACGGCCGCACGGGGCAGCCGTGCCCGGTCTGCGGCGACACCGTGCGGCAGGTCACCTACTCCGACTCGAGCCTGCAGTACTGCCCCACCTGCCAGACCGGCGGCAAGCCGCTCGCCGACCGCGTACTCTCCCGCCTCCTCAAGTAG
- the bla gene encoding class A beta-lactamase, with amino-acid sequence MEPPAVRFFAVGTLASALSLAVALGLSGCAAPEVAPGSPAGSHSPEATATPAPGAGATTAPTPTRVDLSAELAAIESRYGVTVGVSARSTTGVEVEHRASDRFGYASTLKVFAAALLLATTSPEQRAATLTWTQADVDTAGYSPVTGEHIDSGLTLAELAEAAVRRSDNTALNLVLTAVGGPDALQGFLRTLGDDSTMVGAFEPELNTVTSGDPANTTTPSAYRAALQRVFDEGVLSDADAATLRQWMSGNATGDTLIRAGAPEGWIVADKSGGAGGIRNDIARVTTPEGEEIDVVVLTATVDPAAPSDDAAVAETSRVVLDAMR; translated from the coding sequence ATGGAGCCACCCGCGGTTCGGTTCTTCGCGGTCGGCACCCTCGCATCCGCCCTCTCGCTCGCCGTGGCGCTCGGGCTGTCGGGGTGCGCGGCGCCCGAGGTCGCTCCCGGGTCACCTGCGGGGAGTCACTCTCCCGAGGCGACGGCCACCCCGGCCCCGGGGGCGGGCGCGACGACCGCGCCGACCCCGACGCGCGTCGACCTCTCGGCCGAGCTCGCCGCGATCGAGAGCCGGTACGGGGTGACCGTCGGCGTGAGCGCCCGCAGTACCACTGGCGTCGAGGTCGAGCACCGAGCATCCGACCGCTTCGGCTACGCCTCGACGCTGAAGGTGTTCGCCGCCGCCCTCCTGCTGGCGACGACGAGCCCCGAGCAGCGCGCCGCGACCCTCACCTGGACTCAGGCCGACGTCGACACCGCGGGCTACTCCCCCGTCACCGGCGAGCACATCGACTCGGGCCTCACCCTCGCCGAGCTGGCCGAGGCGGCGGTGCGCCGGAGCGACAACACGGCGCTGAACCTCGTGCTCACGGCGGTGGGCGGCCCGGATGCGCTGCAGGGCTTCCTCCGCACCCTCGGCGACGATTCGACGATGGTCGGCGCGTTCGAGCCCGAGCTCAACACCGTGACGTCGGGCGATCCCGCCAACACGACCACCCCCTCGGCCTACCGCGCAGCGCTGCAGCGGGTGTTCGACGAAGGGGTGCTCAGCGACGCGGATGCGGCGACGCTGCGGCAGTGGATGAGCGGCAACGCGACGGGCGACACCCTCATCAGGGCCGGCGCGCCCGAGGGCTGGATCGTCGCCGACAAGTCGGGTGGGGCGGGCGGCATCCGCAACGACATCGCGCGGGTGACGACGCCCGAGGGCGAAGAGATCGACGTCGTCGTCCTCACCGCCACCGTCGACCCGGCAGCACCCTCCGACGACGCGGCGGTCGCCGAGACGTCCCGGGTGGTGCTCGACGCGATGCGGTGA
- a CDS encoding RNA-binding S4 domain-containing protein encodes MTKQGRIDDVPIGGEGIRLGQFLKFAGLIDSGGIAKEAIIDGFVTVNGEVDRRRGRQLKPGDVVGFEGRRARVVA; translated from the coding sequence ATGACGAAACAGGGTCGCATCGACGACGTTCCGATCGGCGGGGAGGGCATCCGGCTCGGCCAGTTCTTGAAGTTCGCGGGACTGATCGACAGCGGGGGCATCGCCAAGGAGGCCATCATCGACGGCTTCGTCACCGTGAACGGCGAGGTCGACCGCCGCCGCGGCCGCCAATTGAAGCCGGGCGACGTCGTGGGCTTCGAGGGACGGCGGGCCCGGGTGGTCGCCTAG
- a CDS encoding zinc-binding dehydrogenase — MRALTHATFGEATDVLEVTELPLPEPGPGEVRVRTLLAPIHNHDLWTIRGTYGFKPELPAASGTEAVGVVDALGEGVDSLAEGQRVVTGGTFGVWAEYFVAKAAGLIPVPEGISDETASQLVAMPFSALSLLDFLGVDQGDWIAQNAANGAVGRLVARFAALRGVRVLGLVRRDAGVDELAALGIHDVVSTESDGWKDAAAALLDGAGPRVAVDSVGGSSASDLTGLLGPDGMLVSFGAMGEGELQIPSGDLIFKGVTVKGFWGSRVTREMEAGKRSALFGELFQRIGSGEVELPVEAVYPFEQAREAAAASAVPGRAGKILLRF; from the coding sequence ATGCGAGCTCTCACCCATGCCACCTTCGGCGAAGCAACCGACGTTCTCGAGGTCACGGAACTGCCCCTTCCCGAGCCCGGGCCGGGTGAGGTACGGGTGCGCACCCTGCTGGCGCCGATCCACAACCACGACCTCTGGACCATCAGGGGCACCTACGGCTTCAAGCCCGAGCTGCCGGCGGCCTCCGGCACCGAGGCGGTGGGCGTGGTCGACGCCCTGGGCGAGGGGGTCGACTCGCTCGCGGAAGGTCAGCGAGTCGTCACCGGTGGCACTTTCGGGGTGTGGGCCGAGTACTTCGTGGCGAAGGCCGCCGGTCTCATCCCGGTGCCAGAGGGCATCTCCGACGAGACCGCGTCGCAGCTGGTGGCCATGCCCTTCAGTGCGCTGAGCCTTCTCGACTTCCTCGGTGTCGATCAGGGCGATTGGATCGCCCAGAACGCGGCGAACGGCGCCGTGGGCCGCCTGGTGGCGCGCTTCGCCGCGCTGCGCGGCGTGCGCGTGCTCGGCCTGGTGCGGCGTGACGCGGGGGTCGACGAGCTCGCGGCCCTGGGCATCCACGACGTCGTCTCGACCGAGAGCGACGGGTGGAAGGATGCAGCGGCGGCGCTCCTCGACGGGGCCGGCCCGCGCGTCGCTGTCGACTCGGTCGGCGGCTCGTCGGCGAGCGATCTCACGGGTCTCCTCGGCCCCGACGGCATGCTCGTGTCGTTCGGTGCGATGGGGGAGGGCGAGCTGCAGATCCCCTCGGGCGACCTCATCTTCAAGGGCGTCACGGTGAAGGGCTTCTGGGGCAGCCGGGTCACCCGCGAGATGGAGGCGGGCAAGCGCTCGGCCCTGTTCGGCGAGCTCTTCCAGCGCATCGGCTCGGGCGAGGTCGAGCTCCCCGTCGAGGCCGTCTACCCCTTCGAGCAGGCCCGTGAGGCTGCCGCCGCCAGCGCCGTCCCCGGTCGCGCCGGCAAGATCCTCCTCCGCTTCTGA
- a CDS encoding type II toxin-antitoxin system RelE/ParE family toxin translates to MNPVYDVRFTRSVKKALAEDLPEKVAAAAFEFIMGALRSNPKRVGKQLAEPLFPLYSARRGEYRVIYRVLDAQVIIEVVTIVHRRDAYKT, encoded by the coding sequence ATGAACCCGGTCTACGACGTGCGCTTCACGCGCTCCGTGAAGAAGGCGCTCGCCGAAGACCTGCCCGAGAAGGTCGCCGCAGCGGCGTTCGAATTCATCATGGGAGCCCTTCGCAGCAATCCGAAGCGCGTAGGAAAGCAGCTGGCTGAACCGCTCTTCCCCCTCTACTCCGCGCGTCGCGGAGAATACCGGGTGATCTATCGCGTGCTCGACGCCCAGGTGATCATCGAGGTCGTCACCATCGTGCACCGTCGCGACGCCTACAAGACCTGA
- a CDS encoding ABC transporter substrate-binding protein has product MRTRSLGRLAAAATALALSGAALAGCATGTGSDAAVAENPAYTTEPTDSFPLTVEHQFGETEIAAEPQRVVVVGVTEQDILLELGVVPVATTEWYGEQPYAVWPWAQDLLGDAQPTVLDQTDGLEYEKIASLEPDLIVGTNAGLTEEMYDKLTAIAPTVTSVAGSELYFSSWQDQTRQIAAAVGRSAAGDELIAGVEEQWAEARAAHPEFEGLTASFSQGTPYDGVLYVYPDGLNTDFLTELGFTMTQGLEQYALEEGQQAVLSPENVDLIDADVIVFATETADGPKEMLDFGTVSTLDAVVNHRAVFTDGELAGAIYFLTPLSQKYVIEKLVPRLVDAVAGEAPHSIEG; this is encoded by the coding sequence ATGCGCACCCGCTCCCTCGGCCGCCTCGCTGCCGCCGCCACCGCCCTCGCCCTCAGTGGCGCGGCTCTCGCCGGATGCGCCACCGGCACCGGCTCCGACGCGGCGGTCGCCGAGAACCCGGCCTACACCACCGAGCCCACCGACTCCTTCCCCCTCACCGTCGAGCACCAGTTCGGCGAGACCGAGATCGCCGCCGAACCGCAGCGCGTCGTGGTGGTCGGCGTGACGGAGCAGGACATCCTGCTCGAGCTCGGCGTCGTGCCCGTGGCCACCACCGAATGGTACGGCGAGCAACCCTACGCCGTGTGGCCGTGGGCCCAAGACCTCTTGGGCGACGCCCAGCCCACCGTTCTCGACCAGACCGACGGGCTCGAGTACGAGAAGATCGCGTCGCTCGAGCCCGACCTCATCGTGGGCACCAACGCCGGTCTCACCGAGGAGATGTACGACAAGCTCACCGCCATCGCGCCGACCGTGACGAGCGTCGCCGGGTCGGAGCTCTACTTCTCGTCGTGGCAGGACCAGACTCGGCAGATCGCGGCGGCGGTCGGCCGCTCGGCGGCGGGCGACGAGCTCATCGCCGGGGTCGAGGAGCAGTGGGCCGAGGCGAGGGCCGCGCATCCGGAGTTCGAGGGCCTCACGGCGAGCTTCTCGCAGGGAACCCCCTACGACGGCGTGCTCTACGTCTACCCCGACGGCCTCAACACCGACTTCCTCACCGAGCTCGGCTTCACCATGACCCAGGGGCTCGAGCAGTACGCGCTCGAGGAGGGCCAGCAGGCCGTGCTGTCGCCCGAGAACGTCGACCTCATCGACGCCGACGTCATCGTGTTCGCCACCGAGACCGCCGACGGCCCGAAGGAGATGCTCGACTTCGGCACCGTGTCGACCCTCGACGCCGTGGTGAACCATCGCGCGGTGTTCACCGACGGCGAGCTGGCCGGTGCCATCTACTTCCTCACCCCGCTCAGCCAGAAGTACGTGATCGAGAAGCTCGTACCGCGCCTGGTCGACGCCGTCGCCGGCGAGGCGCCGCACAGCATCGAGGGCTGA
- a CDS encoding FecCD family ABC transporter permease: MNAPARTGGAQGRTPLDFGSPTVVLRIFHFSTRFAWRPVAVTAGIWAAVVALAIVALGLGDLRLSPAEVVAALLGNDSGIAQTVVFEWRLPRVLGGLVFGAALGVAGAVFQSLTRNPLASPDIIGFSAGSYAGAVLVITLVGGGFLGVAAGALAGGLLSAVAVYLLAYQRGMHGFRLIVVGIGISAMLTAFSTFLILRAKLEVAMLAATWGAGSLAPVGWAQAVPATVAVALLLVALGGLSRPLRQLELGDDAARALGTRVEPTRLALVFCGVALTAVVTAASGPIDFVSLAAPQIARRLTRTAGVGLAGAAATGALLLVASDVVAAHLLPKDLPVGLVTVVVGGLYLVWLLVHEARRRL, from the coding sequence GTGAACGCCCCGGCCCGCACCGGCGGGGCGCAGGGGCGCACCCCGCTCGACTTCGGTTCGCCGACGGTGGTGCTGCGGATCTTCCACTTCTCGACGCGCTTCGCGTGGCGGCCGGTCGCCGTGACGGCGGGCATCTGGGCGGCGGTGGTCGCGCTCGCGATCGTCGCGCTCGGTCTCGGCGACCTGCGACTCAGCCCTGCCGAGGTGGTGGCAGCGCTGCTCGGGAACGACTCGGGAATCGCGCAGACCGTCGTGTTCGAGTGGCGGCTGCCCCGAGTGCTCGGCGGCCTCGTCTTCGGCGCGGCGCTCGGGGTCGCGGGCGCCGTCTTCCAGTCACTCACCCGCAACCCGCTGGCGAGCCCCGACATCATCGGCTTCTCGGCGGGGTCGTACGCCGGCGCCGTGCTCGTCATCACTCTCGTGGGCGGCGGTTTCCTCGGCGTCGCCGCAGGCGCACTGGCCGGTGGCCTGCTGAGCGCCGTGGCGGTGTACCTGCTCGCCTACCAGCGCGGCATGCACGGTTTCCGGCTCATCGTCGTCGGCATCGGCATCTCGGCGATGCTGACGGCGTTCAGCACCTTCCTCATCCTGCGCGCGAAGCTCGAGGTCGCGATGCTCGCGGCGACCTGGGGTGCTGGGTCACTGGCCCCGGTGGGGTGGGCGCAGGCGGTTCCCGCGACCGTCGCCGTCGCACTGCTCCTCGTCGCGCTGGGCGGGCTGTCGCGACCCCTGCGGCAACTCGAGCTCGGCGACGACGCGGCCCGCGCCCTCGGCACCCGGGTGGAGCCGACGCGTCTGGCGCTGGTGTTCTGCGGGGTGGCGCTCACCGCGGTGGTGACCGCTGCATCCGGCCCCATCGACTTCGTCTCGCTCGCGGCACCCCAGATCGCCCGGCGCCTCACCCGCACCGCGGGAGTCGGGCTCGCCGGAGCCGCCGCGACCGGCGCCCTGCTGCTCGTCGCCTCCGACGTCGTCGCCGCCCATCTTCTGCCGAAAGACCTGCCGGTGGGTCTCGTGACCGTCGTCGTGGGCGGCCTGTATCTGGTGTGGCTGCTCGTGCACGAGGCGCGGAGGCGCCTGTGA
- a CDS encoding MarR family winged helix-turn-helix transcriptional regulator — protein MDAEPVRWLTHEQLRAWIRLEAVAELLPPVLDSQLQRDAQLTHFEYLVLAKLSEAPDRVLRMTALAATTNATLPRLSHVVSRLEARDFVERVPCPSDRRATNAHLTEAGWQKVVDTAPGHVATVRETVIDALTDEQLRQLDDIMAALLRRLDPDNTLRYLP, from the coding sequence ATGGATGCCGAACCGGTGCGGTGGCTCACGCACGAGCAGCTGCGGGCGTGGATCCGCCTCGAGGCCGTCGCCGAGCTGCTGCCGCCGGTGCTCGATTCGCAGCTGCAGCGCGACGCCCAGCTCACCCACTTCGAGTACCTGGTGCTCGCCAAGCTCTCGGAGGCTCCGGACCGCGTGCTGCGCATGACCGCGCTCGCCGCCACCACCAATGCCACCCTCCCCCGACTTTCGCACGTCGTCTCCCGTCTCGAGGCCCGCGACTTCGTCGAGCGCGTACCCTGCCCGAGCGACCGGCGCGCCACCAACGCCCACCTCACCGAGGCCGGCTGGCAGAAGGTCGTCGACACGGCCCCCGGCCATGTGGCGACCGTGCGCGAGACCGTCATCGACGCGCTCACCGACGAGCAGCTGCGGCAGCTCGACGACATCATGGCCGCACTGCTCAGGCGACTCGACCCCGACAACACCCTCCGCTACCTCCCCTGA
- a CDS encoding type II toxin-antitoxin system Phd/YefM family antitoxin — protein MTTLSVADARANFSKLVESASTTHERFEVTRNGSRAAVLLSADDYDTMVETIEILSDAVTVEAIRTGLAEIGSGEVVDIGEMRAAMIEAGRLPT, from the coding sequence ATGACAACCCTTTCGGTGGCAGATGCTCGCGCGAACTTCTCGAAGCTCGTCGAATCCGCCTCGACGACTCACGAACGATTCGAGGTCACCCGCAACGGGAGTCGAGCAGCGGTGCTGCTGAGCGCCGACGACTACGACACCATGGTGGAGACGATCGAGATCTTGAGCGACGCCGTCACGGTCGAAGCCATCCGAACAGGCTTGGCCGAGATCGGCTCCGGGGAGGTCGTCGACATCGGCGAGATGCGCGCCGCGATGATCGAGGCCGGCCGACTGCCCACATGA
- a CDS encoding helix-turn-helix domain-containing protein — MSDVPYQPGLTVLRSAVDVAEPTPEVFEASRTAVDIGTRFDAHRHEEDQLAWMASGAMGLTVRGETWHLREEHLAWIPAGAVHEMAFPGRGLLISLYAATGLRPRGEEWTRPRVVAADRLATSLLEHLVDGQPSPSRRRQCRLLLTDLLEGAATRHDVVALPSEPRARAVAEGILHDPADPRELEEWAAGEGVSGKTIGRAFLAETGQSFRRWRIQARLHTAAGLLADGRPVHEVAAAVGYATPSGFIAAFSDRFGATPARYAQRLR; from the coding sequence GTGTCCGATGTCCCGTATCAGCCCGGTCTGACGGTGCTCCGATCGGCGGTCGATGTCGCCGAGCCGACACCCGAGGTTTTCGAGGCGTCTCGCACGGCCGTCGACATCGGAACGAGGTTCGACGCCCACCGTCACGAGGAGGACCAGCTGGCCTGGATGGCCTCCGGCGCGATGGGGCTCACCGTGCGCGGCGAGACCTGGCATCTGCGCGAGGAGCACCTCGCGTGGATCCCCGCGGGCGCGGTTCACGAGATGGCGTTCCCTGGGCGCGGTCTGCTGATCAGCCTGTACGCCGCGACGGGGCTGAGGCCGCGTGGCGAGGAGTGGACGAGGCCCCGCGTCGTGGCCGCCGACCGGCTCGCGACCTCGCTCCTGGAGCACCTCGTCGACGGGCAGCCGTCGCCGTCGCGCCGCCGGCAGTGCCGGCTCCTCCTCACCGACCTCCTGGAGGGTGCGGCCACGCGCCACGACGTCGTCGCGCTGCCGAGCGAACCGCGGGCGCGGGCCGTCGCCGAGGGCATCCTCCACGACCCGGCCGATCCGCGGGAACTCGAGGAGTGGGCGGCCGGCGAGGGTGTCAGTGGCAAGACCATCGGGCGCGCGTTCCTCGCCGAGACCGGGCAGAGCTTCCGGCGCTGGCGCATCCAGGCGCGGCTGCACACGGCGGCCGGCCTGCTGGCCGACGGCCGGCCGGTGCACGAGGTGGCTGCGGCGGTCGGTTACGCCACCCCGAGCGGCTTCATCGCGGCCTTCTCCGACCGCTTCGGAGCGACCCCGGCGCGCTACGCGCAGCGGCTGCGGTAG
- a CDS encoding FecCD family ABC transporter permease, producing MTPTPTLPQTVRRGPQARRRVLGTVIAAVALPAACLLSVLVGSRPLGVEAVVHALFTPTGSPTDTIVAELRVSRTVVALLVGAALGVAGTLIQALTRNPLGDPGILGVNAGAAFSVAIAVGAFGIGTATGYLWFAFVGALAVTVVVYLIGASGRRGVDPLRMTLAGVAVGAVLSGIITAVMLIDPVSFVKLRGWDAGSIVERGPDVYLPVLPFLAVGVALALALAAPLNALALGDDLASTLGARVARTRILTVVAITLLAGGATAMAGPILFVGLMVPYVARWIAGPDQRWTLGLSLVVGPTVLLLSDVLGRVVLAPGEVPVGVVTAFVGAPVLIAVVRRSRMRSL from the coding sequence GTGACCCCGACGCCCACGCTCCCGCAGACGGTTCGGCGCGGCCCGCAGGCCCGTCGGCGGGTGCTGGGCACCGTGATCGCCGCCGTGGCGCTGCCCGCCGCCTGCCTGCTCTCGGTGCTGGTGGGTTCACGGCCCCTCGGTGTCGAGGCCGTCGTGCACGCCCTGTTCACCCCCACGGGGTCGCCCACCGACACCATCGTCGCGGAGCTGCGTGTCTCCCGCACGGTGGTCGCCCTCCTGGTGGGAGCCGCCCTCGGTGTGGCGGGAACGCTCATCCAGGCACTCACGCGCAATCCGCTCGGCGACCCCGGCATCCTCGGCGTGAACGCCGGGGCCGCCTTCTCCGTGGCGATCGCCGTGGGCGCGTTCGGCATCGGCACCGCGACGGGTTACCTCTGGTTCGCCTTCGTCGGTGCGCTCGCCGTCACCGTGGTGGTGTACCTCATCGGAGCGAGCGGGCGACGGGGCGTCGATCCGCTGCGCATGACCCTCGCCGGGGTGGCCGTGGGCGCCGTGCTGTCGGGGATCATCACGGCGGTCATGCTCATCGATCCGGTCTCGTTCGTGAAGCTGCGCGGGTGGGACGCCGGGTCGATCGTCGAGCGCGGCCCCGACGTCTACCTGCCCGTGCTCCCCTTCCTCGCGGTGGGCGTCGCGCTCGCCCTCGCCCTCGCGGCGCCCCTCAACGCGCTCGCCCTCGGCGACGACCTCGCGTCGACGCTCGGTGCCCGCGTGGCCCGCACGCGCATCCTCACCGTCGTCGCCATCACCCTGCTGGCCGGAGGGGCGACCGCGATGGCGGGCCCCATCCTGTTCGTGGGGCTGATGGTTCCCTACGTCGCCCGCTGGATCGCGGGGCCCGACCAGCGCTGGACCCTCGGGCTGTCGCTCGTCGTCGGCCCCACGGTGCTGCTGCTGTCGGATGTGCTCGGTCGCGTCGTGCTGGCACCCGGCGAGGTGCCGGTGGGTGTCGTCACCGCGTTCGTCGGCGCGCCCGTGCTCATCGCCGTGGTGCGCCGCAGCCGGATGCGGTCGCTGTGA
- a CDS encoding ABC transporter transmembrane domain-containing protein codes for MHPPAMWIQAPEHPVPVRRLRIDDRTTPRRLTLRVIAATPRYTVPASLLVVAHMIGEALVPVLMGLAIDRAVATGDAAQLVLWLVLLALDFAMLSFTYRFGSRIGLLGEQAVQHRLRMLVAGTLLHPAGVEGEAKRPGVALSLATSDVDRLARASLLAIYPVSEVAAVLFGGVVLLGISWPLGVAVLVGAPLVLWLTELFGRPLNRRSAEEQAAAAAAAGRAADLLDGYRVIRGIGAEAEAAERYRRASRRALDGTLRARRSEGMFVGSMDLVTGLFVTAVALAAGLSAFSGDLSVGGFITVVGLTSFLLEPMQNVASYTGTLWAAATASAGRLLELLRSGEAEAEREGRSEDESDDTSETDAHRAAADDVPLRVDGLRVGSLAGLSFEVGAGELVCVALEGAAADELVEVLGARRPPVAGSIRVDGDVVAEPGAGCPDRAGLHPAMLVAPHAPELFAGTVRENVMLDGVSPAAAAAALTAAGCDELAETLSEGHDTVVGERGGSLSGGQRQRIALARALARRSPVLVLHDPTTAVDAVTEAGIARRLRELRAGSRTVVVTRSPALLAVADRVVAPRETPGQAAPRTAPRGGGPNDGEPR; via the coding sequence GTGCACCCTCCCGCGATGTGGATCCAGGCGCCCGAGCATCCGGTTCCCGTGCGACGGCTGCGCATCGACGACCGCACCACTCCCCGGCGTCTCACCCTGCGCGTCATCGCCGCGACGCCCCGGTACACCGTGCCGGCGTCTCTGCTCGTCGTGGCTCACATGATCGGCGAGGCGCTCGTGCCCGTGCTCATGGGTCTCGCCATCGACCGGGCCGTCGCCACCGGAGACGCGGCGCAGCTCGTTCTCTGGCTGGTGCTGCTCGCACTCGACTTCGCGATGCTCTCGTTCACCTACCGCTTCGGCTCGCGCATCGGGCTGCTCGGCGAACAGGCGGTGCAGCACCGGCTGCGGATGCTCGTGGCCGGCACCCTGCTGCACCCGGCCGGCGTGGAGGGTGAGGCGAAACGGCCGGGCGTCGCCCTCTCGCTCGCCACGAGCGATGTCGACCGCCTGGCCAGGGCCTCCCTCCTCGCGATCTACCCGGTGAGCGAGGTGGCGGCCGTGCTGTTCGGCGGGGTGGTGCTGCTCGGGATCTCCTGGCCCCTCGGCGTGGCCGTGCTGGTCGGAGCCCCGCTCGTGCTCTGGCTCACCGAGCTGTTCGGGCGGCCGCTCAACCGGCGGAGCGCCGAGGAGCAGGCCGCTGCCGCCGCCGCAGCCGGCCGCGCCGCCGACCTGCTCGACGGCTACCGGGTGATCCGCGGCATCGGCGCCGAGGCCGAGGCGGCGGAACGCTACCGCAGGGCGAGCCGTCGTGCGCTCGACGGCACCCTGCGGGCGCGCCGTTCGGAGGGGATGTTCGTCGGCTCGATGGACCTCGTCACCGGCCTCTTTGTCACCGCTGTCGCGCTCGCCGCGGGCCTGTCGGCCTTCAGCGGCGACCTCAGCGTGGGCGGCTTCATCACGGTGGTGGGGCTCACCTCGTTCCTGCTCGAGCCGATGCAGAACGTGGCCTCCTACACCGGCACCCTCTGGGCTGCAGCCACGGCGAGCGCGGGCCGCCTGCTCGAGCTGCTGCGCTCGGGCGAGGCAGAAGCCGAGCGCGAGGGCCGGAGCGAAGACGAGAGCGACGATACCAGCGAGACGGATGCTCACCGCGCCGCAGCCGACGACGTGCCGTTGCGGGTGGACGGCCTCCGCGTGGGGTCGCTGGCCGGGTTGAGCTTCGAGGTGGGTGCGGGAGAGCTCGTCTGCGTCGCGCTCGAGGGCGCTGCCGCCGACGAGCTCGTCGAGGTGCTGGGCGCACGACGACCACCGGTGGCGGGCAGCATCAGGGTGGACGGGGACGTCGTGGCCGAGCCGGGCGCGGGTTGCCCCGATCGCGCCGGACTGCATCCCGCGATGCTCGTGGCTCCGCACGCGCCCGAGCTGTTCGCCGGCACGGTGCGCGAGAACGTCATGCTCGACGGCGTCTCACCCGCCGCGGCAGCCGCGGCGCTCACGGCAGCCGGCTGCGACGAGCTCGCCGAGACGCTGTCCGAGGGGCACGACACCGTGGTGGGCGAACGAGGCGGGTCGCTCTCGGGCGGCCAGCGGCAGCGCATAGCGCTGGCGCGGGCGCTCGCCCGACGCTCTCCGGTGCTCGTGCTGCACGACCCCACCACGGCCGTCGACGCGGTGACCGAAGCCGGCATCGCGCGTCGTCTGCGCGAGCTGAGGGCGGGTTCGCGTACCGTCGTCGTCACCCGCTCCCCCGCCCTGCTCGCGGTCGCCGACCGCGTGGTCGCTCCCCGCGAGACTCCGGGGCAGGCCGCGCCGCGCACCGCACCCCGCGGCGGCGGGCCGAACGACGGCGAACCCCGATGA